A DNA window from Pleuronectes platessa chromosome 19, fPlePla1.1, whole genome shotgun sequence contains the following coding sequences:
- the sh2d3ca gene encoding SH2 domain-containing protein 3C isoform X2, giving the protein MTERCSLWSALSAAACCFYRGSFIQVQFSKEKYLLESPPEKLRKELEDELKLSPADIRSHGWYHGHIPREVSETLVVRNGDFLVRDSLTSVGDYVLTCRWSNEVMHFKISKVLVKSNETKVQYMLETDSFDSVQELVRFYIGQRQPVSQASGVHIYCPVSRTLPLRYLEATFSLSHSKQGSAYSPSSQRGAYIKRRSVTMNDGLTTEKMMPHSPSTIHHHKDAMRNCAMSMDQIQEYRCPLSPVGETPLSPAYSAITRQRALSGGRVLAVIPPSPVMRHCSDPQLSPMAGTNPPEHPAHTSHSAHSSPAHHPSYRSHSSETAGSYCDLRPCPGPPKPPAKGYVERLRVEEGREVAAKEEGDGMFCTPQVERTSSFRPSRYESCLMPAENKPLEMSVLKRVKELLAEVDARTAAKHITMVDCTVARILGVTSETQRMMGVSSGLELLTLPHGHQLRLDLLERFYTMSIMMAVDLLGCTGSTEERAALLHKTIQLAAELKSNMGNMFGFAAVMRALELPQISRLEQTWVTLRQRHTEGAILYEKKLKPFMKNMNDGKESGALSNTSFPHIIPVLSLLERGLALGEALEPWESAEVGVDVVMYHLEAARTIAHHGGIYRNNTEGKLQGLQEQSEIHEIFQTEFQMRLLWGSRGSEGSQSERYEKFDKVLTALSHKLEPAVRHSEL; this is encoded by the exons TTCTCCAAGGAGAAGTACCTGCTGGAGTCACCTCCGGAGAAACTTCGCAAGGAGCTGGAGGATGAGCTGAAACTGAGCCCTgctgacatcaggagccatggCTGGTACCATGGGCACATACCCAGAgag GTGTCAGAGACTCTGGTTGTGCGTAACGGAGACTTCCTGGTGCGGGACTCTCTGACCAGTGTGGGGGACTATGTTCTGACCTGTCGATGGAGCAATGAGGTGATGCACTTCAAGATCAGCAAAGTCCTGGTCAAATCCAATGAGACCAAG GTGCAGTACATGTTGGAGACGGACAGCTTTGACTCGGTCCAGGAGCTGGTGCGTTTCTACATAGGCCAGCGCCAACCGGTCTCCCAGGCCAGCGGCGTCCACATCTACTGCCCCGTGAGCAGGACTCTGCCCCTGCGCTACCTGGAGGCCACCTTCTCACTGTCCCACAGCAAGCAGGGCTCGGCCTACTCGCCGTCCAGCCAGAGGGGAGCGTACATCAAGAGGCGCAGCGTCACCATGAACGATGGGCTGACCACGGAGAAGATGATGCCCCACAG CCCGTCGACAATCCACCACCACAAAGACGCAATGCGGAACTGTGCGATGAGCATGGACCAGATTCAGGAGTACCGCTGCCCCCTGTCACCCGTCGGGGAGACCCCACTCTCTCCTGCGTACAGTGCTA TCACCAGGCAGAGAGCCCTCTCAGGCGGGCGCGTCCTGGCCGtcatccccccctccccagtgATGCGTCACTGCAGCGACCCTCAGCTCAGCCCCATGGCCGGTACCAACCCTCCGGAGCATCCCGCTCACACCTCACACTCGGCGCACTCCTCACCCGCCCACCATCCCAGCTACCGATCCCACTCCTCTGAGACGGCGGGGAGCTACTGTGACCTCAGACCTTGCCCTGGACCCCCCAAGCCCCCGGCTAAGGGCTACGTGGAGCGGTTGCGGGtcgaggaagggagggaggtggcagcgaaggaggaaggagatgggATGTTCTGCACCCCACAGGTGGAGAGGACATCCTCATTCAGGCCGTCCAG GTACGAGTCGTGCCTCATGCCCGCGGAGAACAAGCCTCTGGAGATGTCGGTGCTGAAGAGAGTCAAAGAGCTGCTGGCGGAGGTAGACGCCAGGACGGCGGCCAAACACATCACCATGGTGGACTGCAcg GTGGCCAGAATATTGGGCGTGACCTCAGAGACGCAAAGGATGATGGGAGTGTCGTCAGGGCTGGAGTTACTGACGCTTCCACACGGACACCAGCTGAGACTTGACCTACTGGAGAG GTTCTACACCATGTCCATCATGATGGCAGTGGACCTGCTCGGCTGTACTGGAAGCACGGAGGAGAGAGCGGCCCTGCTCCATAAAACCATCCAATTAGCAGCCGAGCTGAAAAGCAACATGGGGAACATGTTTGGCTTCGCTGCTGTGATGAGAGCCCTGGAGCTGCCACAG ATTTCCCGCCTGGAGCAGACGTGGGTGACCTTACGGCAGAGACATACAGAGGGCGCTATTCTGTATGAGAAGAAACTCAAACCTTTCATGAAGAATATGAACGACGGCAAAG AGTCCGGTGCTCTGTCCAACACGTCCTTCCCACACATCATTCCCGTCCTGTCCCTGCTGGAGCGCGGCCTGGCTCTCGGGGAGGCGCTGGAGCCGTGGGAGAGTGCCGAGGTTGGAGTGGACGTGGTCATGTACCACCTGGAGGCAGCTCGCACCATCGCACATCACGGGGGAATCTACAGGAACAACACTGAGGGCAAACTGCAGG gCCTCCAGGAGCAATCAGAAATACACGAGATCTTCCAGACGGAGTTCCAGATGCGCCTCCTGTGGGGCAGCCGCGGCTCCGagggcagccaatcagagcgctaCGAGAAGTTCGACAAGGTTCTCACTGCCCTGTCACACAAGCTGGAGCCTGCCGTACGCCACAGCGAGCTATAA